A part of Arachis hypogaea cultivar Tifrunner chromosome 12, arahy.Tifrunner.gnm2.J5K5, whole genome shotgun sequence genomic DNA contains:
- the LOC112726331 gene encoding putative N(6)-adenosine-methyltransferase MT-A70-like — METQSDGNEDTIAAVKDIRQQLEARIETQHKAHLEMLSSIQTIIPNLVSSLDLSLKVVSSFNHRPFAPTPALPPPDPKLNPKKTLETTRFNTETTDGSNEGYLTNTKNQKQKTSVDSKTINQVESESVNPLAVVRSMVAVCLLGRVPFTPIDSSTVLRKLENDQTVTPAEKAALQELGGDSGSTLAVEIALRSMAEDNGGVELEEFVVSGKARIMVLNIDRTRLLRELPETAQYQQLESSSGDGNANQNQGQITPGGTNANGSLLGMGRPGLRPMSDMWMPHGDPHMSGLQPMFPGGPRGAPRVMGMMGAHRGMSIPPMHRLPLGPNAPGNSPNSMPQKPRTIEDDMKDLEALLNKKSFREMQKSKTGEELLDLIHRPTAKETAVAAKFKTKGGSQVRQYCDLLTKEDCRRQSGSFIACEKVHFRRIIAPHTDINLGDCSFLDTCRHMKTCKYVHYEYDPTPDVSPTMMGAPPPPKPLKPQRAEYCSEVELGEPQWINCDIRNFRMDILGQFGVIMADPPWDIHMELPYGTMADDEMRSLNVPALQTDGLIFLWVTGRAMELGRECLELWGYKRVEEIIWVKTNQLQRIIRTGRTGHWLNHSKEHCLVGIKGNPEVNRNIDTDVIVAEVRETSRKPDEMYPMLERISPRTRKLELFARMHNTHAGWMSLGNQLSGVRLVDEGLRARFKAAYPDVEVQPPSPPRPSAMEVDSTHTQSPFTEPKSTAAPDTSYASEEKAMAIDVDVA; from the exons ATGGAGACACAATCAGATGGTAATGAGGATACCATAGCTGCCGTTAAAGACATAAGGCAGCAGCTCGAAGCTCGAATAGAGACCCAACACAAGGCTCACCTGGAGATGCTTTCTTCTATACAGACCATAATCCCCAATCTTGTGTCCTCTCTTGACCTTTCTCTCAAGGTTGTTTCTTCTTTCAATCATCGGCCGTTTGCTCCTACCCCTGCTTTGCCTCCACCTGACCCAAAATTGAATCCCAAGAAGACTCTTGAAACAACTCGCTTTAATACTGAAACCACTGATGGCTCTAATGAGGGTTACCTGACAAATACCAAGAATCAAAAGCAGAAAACATCTGTGGATTCAAAGACAATTAACCAGGTTGAATCCGAGAGTGTAAATCCGTTGGCAGTGGTCCGATCAATGGTTGCTGTTTGTTTGCTAGGGCGAGTACCATTCACGCCAATTGATTCTTCCACTGTGTTGAGAAAATTGGAGAATGATCAGACGGTTACGCCTGCAGAAAAGGCAGCACTTCAGGAGCTTGGGGGAGATTCGGGATCTACGCTTGCAGTGGAGATAGCTTTGAGGTCAATGGCAGAAGATAATGGTGGCGTTGAGCTGGAGGAGTTCGTGGTAAGTGGCAAGGCAAGAATTATGGTTTTAAATATAGACCGAACTCGGCTTCTTAGAGAGTTGCCGGAAACTGCACAGTATCAGCAACTCGAATCAAGTTCCGGAGATGGAAATGCAAATCAAAATCAAGGGCAAATCACTCCAGGTGGCACTAATGCTAATGGCAGTTTGCTTGGGATGGGAAGGCCAGGTCTTAGGCCAATGTCTGATATGTGGATGCCCCATGGGGACCCTCACATGTCTGGTTTACAACCAATGTTTCCGGGAGGACCGAGGGGAGCACCAAGAGTAATGGGCATGATGGGGGCACATAGAGGCATGAGTATCCCACCAATGCATAGACTCCCATTGGGGCCAAATGCACCAGGTAATAGTCCTAATTCAATGCCACAGAAACCAAGAACCATAGAGGATGATATGAAGGATCTTGAGGCTTTGTTGAATAAGAAATCATTTAGGGAGATGCAAAAATCTAAAACTGGTGAGGAGCTTTTGGACCTAATTCACCGACCAACTGCAAAGGAGACTGCTGTTGCTGCAAAG TTCAAAACAAAAGGTGGTTCTCAAGTGAGGCAATACTGTGACTTGCTGACAAAAGAGGATTGTCGTCGTCAATCTGGTTCCTTTATAGCATGTGAAAAG GTTCATTTTAGACGGATAATTGCTCCTCATACTGACATCAATTTAGGGGACTGTTCTTTTCTTGATACTTGCCGGCACATGAAG ACATGCAAGTATGTTCATTATGAGTATGACCCTACACCTGACGTGTCTCCGACAATGATGGGTGCACCTCCGCCTCCAAAGCCACTAAAACCTCAGCGAGCTGAATATTGTTCTGAGGTGGAACTTGGTGAGCCACAATGGATCAACTGTGATATACGTAACTTTAGGATGGACATATTAGGTCAATTTGGAGTAATCATGGCAGATCCACCATGGGATATTCACATGGAACTGCCCTATGGAACAATGGCTGATGATGAGATGCGCAGTCTTAATGTCCCTGCACTGCAAACCGATGGACTTATTTTTCTGTGGGTCACCGGACGTGCAATGGAGCTTGGACGTGAATG CTTAGAACTTTGGGGATATAAACGTGTTGAGGAGATAATTTGGGTGAAAACAAATCAACTTCAGAGAATAATCAGAACTGGCCGTACAGGCCATTGGCTCAATCATAGTAAGGAACATTGTCTTGTTGGGATAAAGGGGAACCCTGAAGTGAACCGAAATATTGATACCGATGTTATTGTTGCTGAAGTCAGGGAAACAAGCCGCAAGCCAGATGAG ATGTATCCGATGCTGGAGAGGATAAGTCCAAGAACAAGAAAGCTGGAGTTATTTGCTCGCATGCACAATACTCATGCAGG GTGGATGTCACTTGGTAATCAGTTAAGTGGTGTGAGGTTGGTTGATGAGGGACTGCGGGCAAGGTTTAAGGCCGCGTATCCTGATGTGGAGGTGCAGCCGCCATCACCTCCCAGACCTTCGGCTATGGAAGTTGACTCGACTCATACACAGAGTCCATTCACAGAACCAAAGTCCACTGCAGCTCCAGACACTTCCTATGCCTCAGAAGAGAAGGCAATGGCAATAGATGTCGACGTTGCCTGA